The region ttggcataagagtggcccaactaaccagtgcttttcacatttttacatctctctgatgattttggcatcgaactgccagctaaattggacttccggctgctattgacgggctgtcaatgtgatgaccgtggctgaagtccagtgttttgctagcgttagccatttagcatggaactaccacaatgatgcacattagcactcaaagtcatcaaatcttacctttatgcattcccacatagtatcagcattcgggagcaagtatgaggtgaaagaaaaagggggaaaatacatccaaatacatccatacagccctcttTGCTTCGGAGAACGGTaggatggtgcgttcaatgaccgttgaaaaagtaggacaaattcCAAATCgtattaaacattcaaaatctGTGGAAATAGTtagagtattgtaataaaataacatttatcgTAATATAACGATgaatttctgtgtattttaatgttttaaaagagaaatgacattaggtttgcaatttggatgaaatgtgttatgactattgcccaatgttttaggtattttcatttgtacatttcatgaaggaaaggtgcattgaggcaattttttaataataatcctttctgaattttcctaaattgacttttttactcacaaacatttagaatttaaaaccggtatcataaataaacaaatcttattttgaggtgacactgtaataaaacaaaatatattagtgtgagaggtctcactcactcacattttgtatttgctgaacgtttgtgggtgagtttaagagctaatatgctaataataaagaaaaaatagtaatacaaatatatgcttgttgactgtattgttttaaataattcattcattcattcattttctaccgcttatcctcacaagggtcacgaggggtgctggagcccatcccagctgcccCCGGGAAAGAGGCTgggcacaccccggactggtcgccagccaatcacagggcatgttttaaataatgacccttaaaaacatttctatctgtgattaaatgtgattaatttggagttgaatatggacaaaatgtgaataatctcgtacaaatattttaatcgattgggCAAACGTTTTTACTCGCAGGCCGCTCtgcgtaaaaaaataaaataaaaatagacgaTCCGTCTACTCTGTATGTACCACATCACACCCACCGACAGCaagtgaacgcatcacataaatcaacaactgAGTGCGAAATACAACACATCAATTAATCTCAAATGCCtccaaggcatgctgggtagttcaGCGACACCAACAACATGAagaatgaacaataaaacactggctattttgtaattaaacaaaaatgtgacaaacacagcaaaacatTGGGAGAAAGAGTAttacaagctacccagcatgccttgtggcaggAATATATGGGTATTGCGACTcgatatttgtttgtattgtgttgtgttgtttgcatCTGACTATTTTGCCGACTTAAGCGTGCCACAACAACACCGCAAGTCATGCTACCGGACGGATTAAGATGCTTGTCCGCCGTTTGCCGCCCCCGATCCACATAGAAGGGTGTAAAAGGCTGTAGTTGTCTTAGTTTTGCCTGACTGCGGCCCTTGGGGCAGACACAAAGGTGCCCCCGTGAACTCTGCCTAGCGACAAGTGACCAAGAAGCAAAGAAGTCGTCTCCTCACCGTGACACGCTCATGTGGTTTTGTCTACGCCGTGCCTCGGGTAGCCCAGCTGCCTCATGACCTCGCTGCAGTAGGCCTCCACCTGGTTGATCTGCTCCACGCTGAGACGCTCCCTCCAGGCGTAGATCGCTTCCTTGGCGTCCCGGGACGAGATGAGGAACGGCTTGTCCGAGGAGTAGCCTCGGCCATGGGTCATGTTGAGGGCGAAGCTTTCCAGCGCAGGCGACGAGGAGAGGTTGGAGAAGCGGTAGAGCTTCTGGAGCTCCTGGGCAGGGTGCAGCACCAGGTCCTCATAGCGGATGCGGTGGTAGCTTCTCCGTACCCAGGGCGGCGCGTTGGACACCAGCATCATGTCGCTGAGCCAGTTGTCGCAGATGAGCTCCATGGCGCTGGACACGTAGCTCTCGGCCCGGTTCAGCCGATTGTTGGGCACCAGGAGACGTTTATACTTGTCGTTCTGCTTCTTGCTCCTCAGCACCTGGATGCTCTCCTTCACTAGAGCCTGTTTGGACTTCAGGCGGGAGTTGTGCACCGCCCTGGGGTCCCGGAAGAGCTGCACGATGTGGAGCTTTATGGCTGGGTCCTTCATCAGGGGCACCAAGGTGTTGAGGTCCAAAACACGCACCCCTTTAATGACCACCACAGGGTACTTCTTGCACTCCCGCTCCAGATCCCTGATGTCCCGCTTTGGGCACTTGGCGCAGCGGTCCTCCTGGACCAGACCGACATGGTGCCTCTTGTGAGCGTCGCACAGCGGCTCGGAGCACACCACCTTGTTCATCTTCCATCCGAAGATGAAGGCTGTGGTGATGTTCTGCGTGCCGGCGTACAGCTTGAGCACGGAGAAGTCACAGCGGAACAAGGCGCTCATCATGTCACGCACGGCGCCCTGCAGGCTGCCCGCATCACCCGGGTACAAAGCCTGCCAGATGTGCCACATGGGCTCGTACAGGTAGAAGACATCTGGATGCTGGTTAAAGAGCTCCCCCAGGAACGACGAGCCGGTCCTCCAGGTGGCGTGCAAGTAGATGTGAGTGCGGGGCCGGCTGCTGTTTTTACCCGGCTCCTCTGTGGCGTTGGCGCCGTCCACCTTGTCGCCGCGCTCCCACAGCACGGCCACAGCGTTCTTCAGGTCCGAGCAGCGGGACTGCTGCTGCAGCAGCTTAGCGCCATGCAGCGACTTGTCCCCGAAGTCGAACACATACGGGATGAGCAGAAGCAAACCCGAGTAGGCGAGGATCAGAATCAAGTATTTCTTTTGCAGCCTCCTCTTCATCTCTCGGTTGTGGACGAGTCGCTGCAGTCAAAGCGCTGTGACGGCAGCAGCGAAGTTCTGTTTGGATTCGCAGGGAAGCGGCTGGACTGTGGGGACGAATAAGCCACGCCccgtttgcaaaaaaaaacacacgcatcTATTACGTTTGCACATGCACGCCCTGCAATGTTGCACTGAATGTAATGTTGTAGCACTTTAAAGTGACACGTGTCGCTTTTAATTGTGCATCTGATTGAAAAGACATTCAAATCTGTCTTTGCTGGGAGGAGAGGGAAGCGCCAGAGACGTTCTACACGGAAGATTGTCCACTTGTTGCCATCTTCTGTAACCGAGCAACGCGACGCTGTTGTTGTTTAACATAACATATCAGCTTTGGATTTAAACGACCGAGTACCAAATCAAACACTAACACCCCTGGTGTGAATTTATGTTAATTTGGGGTGAAATGTGGAACGTTACAAAAAAAGGCTTCAATAATAACTTTCAGGTAGCCGACGGTACCGCGCAGGGAATTGTGGGAAATAGGTAAATAAAATGCCGTGACCGGCTTTCATCGCCTAATTGTagcttttatttcactttacaTGAATTAAAAGTGTAAATCAacagtaaatgtaaaatataattatgaattaggtcaaaaatacaatttaatcaGAGTTTTATTTCACGCATGCGCAACTCAACCCAGGAAGCAATCGTCGCGCGCTGTTTGGTGAAGATGTTGCTACAGTTCAGGCTGCTAAGGCTACAGAAacaaatagatagatagatacattgttcgtctccaagagaaattcacggTGCGGTGTTGTGTTATCCCGGTGTGATGGTATTACCCTGGTTATATGAGATCGTTATTTAACGGTCAACCTGACAGATATCGGTCATGGCTCACTGGAGTACCTTCGAGAAGGAGACGGAGAGGGAAACCAAGAAGCTGATCAGGTGTGTTTGTGGTCTGGcggaggatgaagatgaggaggagccCAATTTCCAGTTGGCACTCAAATTTGCTTGGTCCAACTTCAGGTGagataatgtattttatcagCTCATTTGTTTCCcggtagtagtagtactgaTACTAGTAGCCAAGCGTGATGTGATGCTAGCTAGCGCTAATGTGTGTGCTTTGCTGTCAGGTTCCATCGTTTCCTGGATGTGGACAGTCACAAAGTGCAGCGTAGCATCAGTGGGTGAGTGAGCCTTTTTTTAAGTTTGCTAGTGAATTGTGCTCAAAGCAACACCTTGACAACTAAAACTATGGTAAATATCTTTTACCAGAATCTATGAGAAGCTCATGGTCCACTCGGAAGTGAGTAAAGCTGACAGCTGGATGAGACTCACTGAGGAGTTCCTCAACTCACCTTTATCAAATACCAATGGTACAAAGGTACAACATGGCTCatacatttctttttaaaaccCCATGAGACTTGATTAGCAACCCACGATCATTGTGCTGCGTTGCAGACTGATATCCACTACAGCATACTGTCACTGCTGCTATGCTTATCAGGCTCACCCTCCAACACCAACTTTACGGAAAGACCCCGCATGAAGGAGGCTGGTATGTTTACGTTTTTAGCACatcttaattttcattttacagtattcatttttaatggcaTCCTCCACAGAGCCAGAGGACAACTTTGACTGGCCGACATATCTGATGGAGGGAGAGGACATTGACCGCGGCCCGTTCCCAGATACGCCTGTGAGTAATATCCCTGTCACGTTGTTCCCCACAGGGCTGGAATCTATTAGTGGTGGCTGCAGGATGACATAGACGACCATTGACATTGAAATGGAGCTTAATGTATGGCAAAGTTCAGTATTTTAAGTGTTAAGAATGTTGTCTGTGCAGGTAATAATGTGTTTGTTTGGTcgtagtttgaccctggaacagataaaTTACATTTCTGTTATTTACGGGATTTTTGTTGGGACTTCAAAGCATCGGATGTTCTTTCTTCAGGAATGGTCTGAGGAGGAGAGTGAGGACGAAAACGGCCATCAGCCGATCAGCAGGGAGGACTCCGGGATTCAGTTGGACAAAACCCCCCAGGAGGACAAAGACAACGCAAGCAAGACCGTCCCAGTCACATGGACAGGTAGGAGCCAATCCCCAGCGAACACACGTGAACAAATCTTGAATGACGACACGTGTCATTGCAGTGGGCGAACCCGATGCCCGTGCCTGGCTCGAGCGGCATGTGGTGACCCCCTACTGGGTGGCGAACGGCCCTCGATTCGCCCACAGCCTCCATTTGCACTCCAACCTGCTCAATGTCTGGTAAGGACCATGCTGATTTTT is a window of Doryrhamphus excisus isolate RoL2022-K1 chromosome 5, RoL_Dexc_1.0, whole genome shotgun sequence DNA encoding:
- the chst7 gene encoding carbohydrate sulfotransferase 7 → MKRRLQKKYLILILAYSGLLLLIPYVFDFGDKSLHGAKLLQQQSRCSDLKNAVAVLWERGDKVDGANATEEPGKNSSRPRTHIYLHATWRTGSSFLGELFNQHPDVFYLYEPMWHIWQALYPGDAGSLQGAVRDMMSALFRCDFSVLKLYAGTQNITTAFIFGWKMNKVVCSEPLCDAHKRHHVGLVQEDRCAKCPKRDIRDLERECKKYPVVVIKGVRVLDLNTLVPLMKDPAIKLHIVQLFRDPRAVHNSRLKSKQALVKESIQVLRSKKQNDKYKRLLVPNNRLNRAESYVSSAMELICDNWLSDMMLVSNAPPWVRRSYHRIRYEDLVLHPAQELQKLYRFSNLSSSPALESFALNMTHGRGYSSDKPFLISSRDAKEAIYAWRERLSVEQINQVEAYCSEVMRQLGYPRHGVDKTT